One region of Hydrogenobaculum sp. Y04AAS1 genomic DNA includes:
- the rpmE gene encoding 50S ribosomal protein L31 — protein MKKDIHPELKETVFHCGCGNTFTLLSVKGGTVYLETCNQCHPFYAGKLKLRPAFLELDKKN, from the coding sequence ATGAAAAAGGATATACATCCTGAACTAAAGGAAACTGTATTTCATTGCGGTTGTGGTAACACGTTCACCCTTCTTTCGGTAAAAGGTGGTACAGTGTATTTGGAAACATGCAACCAGTGTCATCCTTTTTATGCCGGAAAGTTAAAGCTAAGACCGGCATTTTTGGAGCTTGATAAGAAAAACTAG
- a CDS encoding CoA-binding protein, producing MAGHNNTPHKDDAFKTLKDAKVIAVVGFSDNPERPSYYVTERVLKKGLHKIYPINPKLAGQEIMGLKVYRSLEEIPEPIDIVNVFRNPAHVEPIVQEAIKLGAKTVWLQPGAENYEVIEKYKDKIHFVYEACIGVEAGYL from the coding sequence ATGGCAGGACACAACAACACACCACATAAAGATGATGCTTTTAAAACTCTTAAAGATGCTAAAGTCATAGCCGTAGTGGGGTTTTCAGATAACCCAGAAAGACCATCTTACTATGTTACAGAGAGAGTTTTAAAGAAAGGCCTTCATAAAATATATCCAATTAACCCTAAGCTAGCAGGACAGGAGATAATGGGTCTTAAAGTATATAGGTCTTTAGAGGAAATACCAGAGCCTATAGATATAGTAAACGTTTTTAGAAACCCTGCCCACGTAGAACCTATAGTTCAAGAGGCTATAAAGCTTGGGGCAAAAACAGTTTGGCTTCAGCCTGGCGCTGAGAACTACGAAGTCATTGAAAAATATAAAGATAAGATTCATTTTGTTTATGAAGCTTGTATAGGAGTTGAGGCAGGATATTTATGA
- a CDS encoding FliA/WhiG family RNA polymerase sigma factor yields the protein MSTNINKDFDIEKKEQREKKILEYIPLVKKICGKMSRNLPPSVDYNDLVSNGIIGLINAIDHLDELKNPESYIKIRVKGAIYDYLRSLDFGSRNIRDKEHKIKEIIRTFQNEYQREPTDEEISSILGESLEEYQNSLYKISFSYLQSLEDMVYKITEENESSYDNFVISSIETPEEYAVKSDLAEKLKEAIDKLEEREKLVLQLLFYEEFGIKEVAEILNVSLSRVSQIKSQALEKLRKHLEEAI from the coding sequence ATGTCTACAAACATAAACAAAGATTTTGATATAGAAAAAAAAGAACAACGAGAAAAGAAAATTTTAGAATATATACCACTTGTAAAAAAGATATGCGGTAAAATGTCAAGAAATTTACCCCCAAGCGTAGATTACAACGATCTAGTTAGCAACGGTATAATAGGGCTTATCAACGCTATAGACCATCTTGATGAGTTGAAAAATCCAGAGTCTTACATAAAAATTAGAGTAAAAGGAGCTATTTATGATTATCTTAGAAGTCTTGATTTTGGTAGTAGAAACATAAGAGATAAAGAGCATAAAATAAAAGAAATTATAAGAACCTTTCAAAACGAATATCAACGAGAGCCTACCGACGAGGAGATAAGCAGCATTTTAGGTGAAAGCTTAGAAGAGTATCAAAACAGCCTTTATAAGATATCTTTTTCCTATCTACAAAGTTTAGAGGACATGGTGTATAAAATAACAGAAGAAAATGAAAGTTCCTACGACAACTTTGTAATATCAAGCATTGAAACCCCAGAAGAATATGCTGTAAAATCAGATTTAGCAGAGAAGTTAAAAGAAGCTATTGATAAACTTGAAGAGAGAGAAAAGTTGGTTTTACAGCTTTTATTTTATGAAGAGTTTGGTATAAAAGAGGTGGCAGAGATTTTAAATGTATCTTTATCAAGGGTATCTCAAATAAAATCTCAGGCTCTAGAAAAATTAAGGAAACATTTAGAGGAAGCTATATGA
- a CDS encoding DUF202 domain-containing protein → MIIFKNLPSVDEPRLYMSLERTYLTYLKFILLAFGSGIVAKRLEIYFFYTGFYKLAIFFGELHTILIWPSLLALLFLAVKFYLDIKYIQGGEKVSQKEVIDPRIYMAAERTFLAWIRTAIGLIAFGFVVEKFDFFLKQLSIMLHTNININGHFEGMGFVFIFFGISTLIIGGLNFIKTIDDINKGTYKTHKALYIAYGLIIFVCMIILASMLIGVNL, encoded by the coding sequence GTGATAATATTTAAGAATTTGCCATCCGTAGATGAGCCAAGGCTCTACATGTCTTTAGAAAGAACATACCTTACATATCTTAAATTTATACTACTTGCTTTTGGTAGCGGGATAGTGGCAAAGAGGCTTGAAATATATTTTTTCTATACGGGCTTCTATAAGCTGGCAATTTTTTTCGGAGAACTTCACACTATATTGATTTGGCCATCGCTTTTAGCTCTTCTTTTCTTAGCTGTTAAGTTTTACTTAGATATAAAATATATACAAGGAGGCGAAAAGGTGAGCCAAAAGGAAGTAATAGATCCTCGTATATACATGGCTGCAGAAAGAACATTTTTAGCTTGGATAAGAACCGCCATAGGTCTTATAGCCTTTGGTTTTGTAGTAGAAAAGTTCGATTTTTTCTTAAAGCAATTATCCATAATGCTTCATACCAATATAAACATCAACGGTCACTTTGAGGGTATGGGTTTTGTATTTATATTTTTTGGTATATCAACGCTTATAATAGGAGGGTTAAATTTTATAAAAACTATAGACGATATAAATAAAGGCACTTACAAAACACATAAAGCTCTTTATATCGCTTATGGACTTATAATATTTGTATGTATGATAATATTGGCATCTATGCTTATAGGAGTTAATTTATGA
- the prfA gene encoding peptide chain release factor 1, giving the protein MLPKNFLEKIQDIEQKYAQTEEKLASLDITKDADTYKALSKDLKELSYIHELYKDYNKILKDIEDTKELLKDKDLRELAEKELENLNTKLLQKEKELINVLTPKDANDSKNVILEIRAGAGGEEAALFAADLLRMYQRYAERKGWKFNILEANKTGLGGYKEVIVSIEGKNVYSHLKYESGVHRVQRVPITESGGRIHTSTITVAVLPEADETDVVINPQDLRIETFRASGAGGQYVNTTESAVRITHIPTGISISCQDERSQLQNKLKAMRILYARLKDFYEKQKKEETDKERKEQVGTGERSEKIRTYNFSQNRVTDHRINLTLHKLQDVLDGDLDDIISSLQAKELEEKLASA; this is encoded by the coding sequence ATGCTTCCAAAAAACTTCTTAGAGAAAATCCAAGATATAGAACAAAAGTATGCGCAAACGGAAGAGAAGCTAGCATCCCTTGATATAACAAAAGATGCAGATACTTACAAAGCTCTTAGCAAAGATTTAAAGGAGTTATCCTACATACATGAGCTTTACAAAGATTACAACAAAATACTAAAAGATATAGAAGACACCAAAGAACTTTTAAAAGATAAAGACTTAAGAGAATTAGCAGAAAAAGAACTGGAGAACCTAAACACTAAGCTTTTACAAAAAGAAAAAGAACTTATCAACGTACTTACACCAAAAGATGCCAACGATAGCAAAAACGTCATACTCGAAATAAGAGCTGGAGCCGGAGGAGAGGAAGCAGCGCTTTTTGCTGCAGACCTTCTTAGAATGTACCAAAGGTATGCTGAAAGAAAAGGTTGGAAATTCAACATATTAGAAGCCAACAAAACAGGCTTAGGAGGCTACAAAGAGGTTATTGTATCAATAGAGGGTAAAAATGTTTACTCTCACCTAAAGTACGAAAGTGGCGTACATAGAGTCCAAAGGGTACCAATAACAGAATCTGGTGGTAGAATACACACATCTACTATCACAGTAGCAGTATTACCAGAAGCCGACGAAACCGACGTGGTTATAAACCCTCAAGATCTAAGAATAGAAACTTTTAGAGCCTCTGGAGCCGGTGGACAATACGTAAACACCACAGAATCGGCGGTGAGAATCACGCATATTCCTACTGGCATCAGCATATCTTGCCAAGACGAGAGAAGCCAACTTCAAAACAAGTTAAAAGCTATGCGCATACTTTACGCTAGATTAAAAGATTTTTATGAAAAACAGAAAAAAGAGGAAACCGACAAAGAAAGGAAAGAACAGGTGGGCACCGGAGAAAGAAGCGAAAAAATAAGAACTTACAACTTCTCCCAAAACAGGGTTACCGACCATAGGATAAACCTTACGTTACACAAACTTCAAGATGTATTGGACGGAGACTTGGACGATATAATATCTTCTTTACAAGCAAAAGAATTGGAGGAAAAGTTAGCTAGCGCATGA
- a CDS encoding general secretion pathway protein GspK, translating to MIVLLALFFSLGAIFYSLEAFKEAKNYYNYTLKLYLKQSLSVTNDSLIPIVLKKAQEIYLENPYNPYYKESMKVEDISIKLLIKDDNKFNVNSIKNPIYFNVFKSLSEEFCMPKDFPYYVYYWITGKNKSNINVDALSYTAPFKDMQSKEEIIYATPYVNFLYKNNCHGKKREKGIWYFLDTKNQSLNINTIPIPILKALNKDITNSIAKEILNYVNLHPIKNIQDLVNIRGLSLDDIYKIQSIVSTKSSVEVIKIISKIKMGSIIQRLTTKIYYSPVQIKILGIYQY from the coding sequence ATGATAGTACTACTAGCTTTGTTTTTTTCTTTAGGAGCTATATTTTACAGTTTAGAGGCTTTCAAAGAAGCAAAAAATTATTACAACTATACGCTAAAGTTATACCTAAAGCAAAGCTTGAGCGTTACCAACGATTCTTTGATACCTATTGTATTGAAAAAAGCTCAAGAAATCTATCTAGAAAACCCATACAATCCATACTACAAAGAAAGTATGAAAGTAGAAGATATAAGTATTAAGCTTTTAATAAAAGATGACAACAAGTTCAACGTAAATTCCATAAAAAACCCTATTTATTTTAACGTTTTTAAAAGTTTATCGGAAGAGTTCTGTATGCCAAAAGATTTTCCATACTACGTTTATTACTGGATAACCGGCAAAAACAAAAGCAATATAAACGTTGATGCACTTTCATATACAGCTCCTTTTAAAGATATGCAGTCAAAAGAAGAAATTATATACGCTACACCTTATGTTAACTTTTTATACAAAAACAACTGCCACGGCAAAAAACGGGAAAAAGGCATATGGTATTTTTTAGATACGAAAAACCAAAGTTTAAATATAAATACAATACCAATACCTATATTAAAAGCTCTAAACAAAGATATTACAAACTCTATAGCAAAAGAAATTCTAAATTATGTAAATTTACACCCTATCAAAAATATTCAGGATTTGGTGAATATAAGAGGCTTATCTTTAGATGATATTTATAAAATACAAAGCATCGTATCCACAAAATCAAGCGTAGAAGTCATAAAGATAATCTCAAAAATCAAAATGGGTAGTATAATACAAAGACTTACTACAAAAATTTATTATTCACCTGTTCAAATTAAGATATTGGGTATTTATCAATATTGA
- the aroA gene encoding 3-phosphoshikimate 1-carboxyvinyltransferase → MIIKKVEKIEKELRVPSDKSISHRSVMFGALASGTSYIKNWLVAEDTLATLDIFRKLGINIRRENNILEIKGGKEYFKEPEDILDAKNSGTTARITSGILAGFNFFSVLTGDESLKKRPMKRVTRPLSLMGATIIGREDASLLPIAIKGGDLIGGSFENKEASAQVKSCILLAGFLAKENTITEVIEPYTSRDHTERMLSSMGADINIISNNKHIVKIKSGGVLNPINIDVPADPSSAAFIAALAILTKDSYVVLKDVLINPTRDGFFRKAKDMGANINYINKRHQNGEDIADIEVRYSPNLKAISIDEKDVPSLIDEIPILSVLMCFAEGISLVKGAKELRKKESDRIRAIYVNLKNAGAIIEEFEDGFSIKGPCKLKLKEIKSFKDHRIAMSMSILGMVLGTEAELDDPECVSISYPNFFQGIYS, encoded by the coding sequence ATGATAATAAAAAAAGTAGAGAAAATAGAAAAAGAACTAAGAGTACCATCAGACAAATCTATATCTCATAGAAGTGTAATGTTTGGAGCTTTAGCAAGCGGTACATCGTATATAAAAAATTGGCTAGTGGCAGAAGATACTTTGGCTACGTTAGATATCTTTAGGAAGCTTGGCATAAATATAAGAAGAGAAAACAACATCTTAGAGATAAAGGGTGGTAAAGAATACTTCAAAGAACCAGAAGATATACTAGATGCAAAAAACTCCGGCACCACCGCTAGAATAACGTCTGGTATATTGGCAGGCTTTAATTTTTTTAGCGTTTTAACAGGAGATGAAAGCCTCAAAAAAAGACCTATGAAAAGGGTTACAAGACCTCTATCTTTGATGGGAGCTACAATAATAGGAAGAGAAGATGCCTCTTTGCTTCCTATAGCTATAAAAGGTGGGGATTTAATAGGTGGTAGCTTTGAAAACAAAGAAGCCTCTGCCCAAGTAAAATCTTGTATTCTTTTGGCTGGATTTTTGGCAAAAGAAAACACTATCACAGAGGTAATAGAGCCTTACACCTCAAGAGACCATACCGAAAGGATGCTTTCTAGCATGGGGGCAGATATAAACATCATTTCCAATAATAAACATATAGTAAAGATAAAATCAGGCGGAGTTTTAAATCCGATAAATATAGACGTACCAGCCGATCCTTCTTCAGCAGCTTTTATAGCAGCCCTTGCGATACTTACCAAAGATAGCTACGTTGTTTTAAAAGATGTCCTTATAAATCCAACCAGGGATGGGTTTTTTAGAAAAGCAAAAGACATGGGAGCAAATATAAACTATATAAACAAAAGACATCAAAACGGGGAAGACATAGCCGATATAGAGGTTAGATATTCACCAAATTTAAAAGCAATAAGTATAGATGAAAAGGATGTACCTTCTTTGATAGATGAAATACCAATTTTATCTGTACTTATGTGCTTTGCAGAAGGTATTAGTTTGGTAAAAGGAGCAAAAGAACTAAGGAAAAAAGAAAGTGACCGTATAAGAGCTATTTACGTAAATCTCAAAAATGCTGGAGCCATCATAGAAGAATTTGAAGATGGTTTTAGCATAAAAGGTCCTTGCAAGCTAAAGCTAAAAGAGATAAAATCTTTTAAAGACCATAGGATTGCCATGAGTATGAGTATACTTGGTATGGTGCTTGGAACAGAAGCCGAGTTAGATGACCCAGAATGTGTAAGCATATCTTATCCAAACTTCTTTCAAGGTATTTATTCTTAA
- the secA gene encoding preprotein translocase subunit SecA: MIGYVLKKILGTKNDREIKKIRKWVEKINALEESLDKLSNKDIVLKAQDLYFRVNQNEHIKQAIIEGEMVEELIEAFALVREASKRTMGLRQFDVQLIGGIVLYQGKIAEMKTGEGKTLVAAAPAFFTALTDTGVHVVTVNDYLAKRDATWIGPIYRFLGLDVGVINSDNMSYIIDWQDPEKAMEAIEKDIRVWPKGMVGDAIDYSKIDVHAKTSYFTKAISVERAKAYEAHITYGTNNEFGFDYLRDNLAVSKDQIVQVKGHGYAIVDEIDSILIDEARTPLIIAGPSNLDNKVVLQANEFVQTLEIEKDFIVDEKNRTAMLTEEGIEKAEKYFNIQNLYDIRHIDLVHAINKALLAHNLYKKDVHYMVKDGEILIVDEFTGRALPGRRWSEGLHQAIEAKEGVEIQEENQTLATTAFQNYFKLYKKLAGMTGTAETEALEFKEIYSLDVVVIPTNKPNIRKDLPDAIFKTKKEKWEYIAKVIEENHAKGRPILVGTVSIEDSETLSKLLEQRGIKHNVLNAKQHEKEAWIIAQAGRKGAVTIATNMAGRGTDILLGGNPEFLAREILKQKGIDEDKATEEEWKQAYEEATKITQKEKEEVIKAGGLLVIGTERHESRRVDNQLRGRAGRQGDPGESRFILSLEDDLLRIFGGDRVKKLMEFMKIPEGEPIESSIVSKSLEGAQERVELQNFQSRKRLLEYDEVINIQRSVVYDIRRSILFQDDIKEEIKDFIKDVIHTQVFTLLTEDEPELWELEPLKTFFKEWIDLDLPEKFEAKDREELEEEIFKLVMEKYAQKEQEIGEKTMREIEKVFTLNIIDNLWREQLHTIDKLREGIYLRSYAQRDPLVEFKKEAFRLFEELMLNFKISAIQSIMNAQISKEELEQQEQNMFNLEIDTLNKSMAISEALENIAKEFQEKRPRFRTLKDRLEERKKKLEKKGESA; the protein is encoded by the coding sequence ATGATAGGATATGTTTTAAAAAAAATTTTAGGTACAAAAAACGATAGAGAGATAAAAAAGATAAGGAAATGGGTAGAAAAGATAAATGCTTTAGAAGAATCTCTGGATAAGCTTTCTAACAAAGATATTGTTTTAAAAGCCCAAGACTTATACTTTAGAGTAAACCAAAACGAACATATAAAACAAGCCATAATAGAAGGAGAAATGGTAGAAGAGCTAATAGAGGCGTTTGCTCTAGTAAGAGAGGCTTCAAAACGCACCATGGGCTTAAGGCAGTTTGATGTACAGCTAATAGGTGGTATAGTCTTGTATCAAGGTAAAATTGCCGAGATGAAAACCGGCGAAGGAAAAACCCTTGTGGCGGCAGCCCCAGCATTTTTCACAGCTTTAACCGATACAGGAGTACATGTTGTCACTGTAAACGATTATTTGGCAAAAAGAGATGCAACGTGGATAGGCCCTATATATAGGTTTCTTGGGCTTGATGTAGGTGTTATAAACTCAGACAACATGAGCTATATAATAGATTGGCAAGACCCAGAAAAAGCGATGGAAGCTATAGAAAAAGATATAAGGGTGTGGCCCAAAGGTATGGTAGGAGATGCCATAGATTACTCTAAAATAGATGTGCATGCCAAGACCTCCTATTTTACAAAGGCGATATCAGTAGAACGTGCAAAGGCTTATGAAGCTCACATAACCTACGGTACCAACAACGAATTTGGCTTTGACTATTTGAGAGACAACTTAGCAGTATCAAAAGACCAGATAGTACAAGTAAAAGGTCATGGTTATGCCATAGTGGATGAAATAGACAGTATTTTGATAGATGAGGCTAGAACTCCTCTTATAATAGCCGGTCCATCAAATTTAGATAACAAGGTTGTTTTGCAAGCCAACGAATTTGTGCAAACACTTGAAATAGAAAAAGATTTCATAGTAGACGAAAAAAATAGAACAGCGATGCTCACAGAAGAGGGTATAGAAAAAGCAGAAAAATATTTTAATATTCAAAATCTATACGACATTAGACATATCGACTTAGTGCACGCTATCAACAAGGCTCTTCTTGCTCACAATCTTTATAAAAAAGACGTACATTACATGGTAAAAGACGGAGAAATACTCATAGTAGATGAGTTTACTGGAAGAGCCTTGCCAGGTAGAAGATGGAGCGAAGGTCTTCACCAAGCTATAGAAGCCAAAGAAGGAGTTGAAATTCAAGAAGAAAATCAAACTCTCGCCACCACGGCATTCCAAAATTATTTTAAGCTTTATAAAAAATTAGCTGGCATGACAGGTACAGCAGAAACAGAAGCTCTTGAATTCAAAGAAATATATAGCTTAGACGTCGTTGTTATACCCACCAACAAACCAAACATAAGAAAAGACCTACCAGATGCAATATTTAAAACTAAAAAAGAAAAATGGGAATATATAGCAAAAGTAATTGAAGAAAACCATGCCAAAGGAAGACCTATATTAGTAGGGACTGTATCGATAGAAGACTCTGAAACACTTTCAAAGCTTTTAGAACAAAGAGGTATAAAGCACAACGTATTAAACGCCAAGCAACACGAAAAAGAAGCTTGGATAATAGCTCAAGCCGGAAGAAAAGGCGCTGTGACAATAGCAACAAATATGGCAGGAAGAGGCACAGATATACTTCTTGGTGGTAATCCTGAATTTTTGGCAAGGGAGATTTTAAAGCAAAAAGGTATAGATGAGGATAAAGCTACAGAAGAAGAGTGGAAACAGGCCTATGAAGAAGCCACAAAGATTACCCAAAAGGAAAAAGAAGAAGTTATAAAAGCTGGTGGTCTTTTGGTAATAGGTACCGAAAGGCATGAATCAAGGAGGGTTGATAATCAACTAAGAGGTAGGGCAGGAAGGCAAGGAGATCCAGGCGAGTCAAGGTTTATATTGTCTTTAGAGGATGATCTTCTTAGGATATTTGGTGGAGATAGGGTTAAAAAGCTTATGGAATTCATGAAAATACCCGAAGGAGAACCCATAGAAAGCTCTATAGTATCAAAATCTTTAGAAGGCGCCCAAGAAAGAGTGGAACTTCAAAACTTCCAATCTCGGAAAAGGCTACTAGAGTATGATGAAGTGATAAATATACAACGTTCTGTGGTATACGATATAAGGCGTTCTATTCTCTTTCAAGATGATATAAAAGAAGAGATAAAAGATTTTATAAAAGATGTAATACACACCCAAGTTTTTACGCTTTTAACAGAAGACGAACCAGAACTATGGGAGTTAGAACCTCTAAAAACATTTTTTAAAGAATGGATAGATCTTGATTTACCAGAAAAATTTGAAGCAAAAGACAGAGAAGAGTTAGAAGAGGAAATATTTAAACTCGTCATGGAAAAGTACGCCCAGAAAGAACAAGAAATAGGCGAAAAAACCATGAGAGAAATAGAAAAGGTATTTACTTTAAACATCATAGACAACCTTTGGAGAGAACAACTTCACACTATAGATAAATTAAGAGAGGGGATATACCTAAGAAGCTACGCTCAAAGAGACCCTCTAGTAGAATTTAAAAAAGAGGCTTTTAGGCTTTTTGAAGAGCTTATGCTAAACTTCAAAATATCCGCCATTCAATCAATAATGAACGCCCAAATATCAAAAGAAGAATTAGAGCAACAAGAGCAAAACATGTTTAACTTAGAAATAGACACATTAAACAAAAGCATGGCTATAAGTGAAGCTTTAGAAAATATAGCAAAAGAGTTTCAAGAGAAAAGACCAAGGTTTAGGACGTTAAAAGATAGGTTGGAAGAACGTAAGAAAAAGCTAGAAAAGAAGGGAGAATCAGCATGA
- a CDS encoding DHA2 family efflux MFS transporter permease subunit: protein MKWLYTFIVLSGTFVAVLGITSVNVAMPKMIAPLSTDIYGIQWVSISYLVATAITILVFNHFTNLYGLKRVYLAGIVFFAIGSALSGAVDNIGTMIMARSIQGIGEGFLIPAAQAIIFRIFPPEQRGMAMGMYAMGVAFAPGLGPTVGGYLVEYMSWRWVFYMNLPFIIPIFFASLILLPDFHNQQKHEKPFNYISFGLLATASTSLIILLSRGEKWEWFSSIKTIVFLSIAILCFLAFLISDLISKHPLIGFDIFKYKEFDYAVITFVLVYGLAFFQILYIMPVYFERVRGLGSFDTGLYIFPFAIGIVLFSPIGGRLSDRLDPKILLLACQSIIFIDIHFFLSHVDFFTPKLNISFYMFFVGIGMGLFFAPLTALALRHLRHDLVPLGSALYNYARLIGAAAGTSIATNTFTKSSAYIYDNINNMNYTHTHYIYYRLETLKWILNISLLKAKALVIGLQSLISQAYAVQSVLRFGSFTLVIAMIFTLILMYIERKKVKA, encoded by the coding sequence ATGAAATGGTTATATACGTTTATTGTTTTAAGTGGTACGTTTGTAGCAGTATTAGGTATAACCAGCGTAAATGTGGCTATGCCAAAGATGATAGCCCCTCTTTCTACAGATATTTACGGTATACAGTGGGTTTCTATAAGCTATCTTGTGGCTACAGCTATCACAATATTGGTTTTTAATCATTTTACAAACCTTTACGGTCTTAAAAGAGTTTATCTTGCCGGTATTGTATTTTTTGCAATTGGAAGCGCACTCTCTGGTGCAGTAGATAACATAGGCACAATGATAATGGCAAGATCCATACAAGGTATAGGAGAAGGATTTTTGATACCAGCTGCTCAAGCTATCATATTCAGGATCTTTCCACCAGAACAACGGGGAATGGCTATGGGAATGTATGCCATGGGTGTTGCATTTGCACCGGGTCTTGGTCCTACTGTAGGTGGTTATCTAGTAGAATATATGTCTTGGAGATGGGTATTTTATATGAATTTACCTTTTATTATACCAATATTCTTTGCATCTTTGATATTGCTACCGGATTTTCACAATCAACAAAAGCATGAAAAACCTTTTAACTATATAAGTTTTGGGCTTTTAGCCACAGCATCCACAAGCCTTATAATCTTGTTATCAAGAGGAGAGAAATGGGAATGGTTTAGCTCTATAAAAACTATCGTTTTTTTGAGTATCGCTATACTTTGCTTTTTAGCCTTTTTAATATCAGATTTAATATCAAAACATCCTCTCATAGGTTTTGACATATTCAAATACAAGGAATTCGATTATGCTGTGATAACGTTTGTTTTGGTGTATGGACTTGCTTTTTTCCAAATTCTTTATATAATGCCAGTTTACTTTGAGAGGGTAAGAGGACTTGGAAGCTTTGATACAGGTTTATACATATTTCCTTTTGCAATAGGCATAGTGCTTTTTTCTCCTATAGGTGGAAGACTAAGCGATAGGTTGGATCCAAAGATACTTCTTCTTGCTTGTCAAAGCATTATTTTTATAGACATACACTTTTTCCTTTCTCATGTAGACTTTTTCACACCTAAGCTAAACATATCTTTTTATATGTTCTTTGTGGGTATTGGTATGGGACTTTTCTTTGCACCTCTTACAGCTTTGGCTCTTAGGCATTTAAGACATGATTTAGTCCCGCTCGGTTCTGCTTTATATAACTATGCAAGACTTATAGGTGCTGCCGCTGGGACCTCTATAGCCACCAACACATTTACCAAAAGTAGCGCCTATATATATGATAATATAAACAATATGAACTATACGCATACACATTATATATACTATAGACTTGAAACGTTGAAGTGGATTTTAAATATAAGTCTCCTAAAGGCTAAAGCTCTTGTAATAGGACTTCAGTCTCTTATATCCCAAGCTTACGCTGTGCAATCTGTTTTGAGGTTTGGGTCTTTTACGCTTGTTATAGCTATGATTTTCACTTTAATACTCATGTATATAGAAAGGAAAAAGGTAAAAGCATGA